Below is a genomic region from Streptomyces sp. NBC_00461.
GTCGTTACGCATGGCCAGGGAATTCCAACGCGGCCACAAGGCCAGGATCAGTGACCTCACCGCGGGCACCGATCTGTACGTAGGTGTGCAGATCAGCGGTCCCGGACTGACCTTCGACATCAGCTGCTTCGGTCTCGACGCCGACGAACGGCTCTCGGACGACCGCTACTTCGTCTTCTTCAACCAGCCGAAGTCGCCCGAGGAGTCCATTCAGCTCCTGGGCGCGCAGGCCGGCGATTCGGAGTCCTTCCGGGTCACGCTCGACAAGATTCCCGCGCAGATCCAGAAGCTGTCGTTCACGGCGACACTCGACGGCGCCGGACAAATGTCGCAGATCGCCCCCGGACACATCCGCATCGTCGCGGGCGGCGAGGAGGTGGCCCGGTACTCCTTCAACGGCTCGGAGTTCTCCACCGAACGGGCCGTGATGCTGGGCGACTTCTACCTGAAGGACGTGTGGCGGTTCGCGGCCGTCGGACAGGGCTTCGACGGCGGCCTGGACGCGTTGCTGAAGAACTTCGGCGGCGAGGTCCTCGAGGAGGAGGCCCCCGCGGCACCTGCCCCCCAGCAGCCGCAGACCGGCGCCGCACCCAGCTTCGCACCGCCCGCGTTCGGCGCCCCGGCGGCGCCTGTCCCGGCCCCCGCGCCCGCCCCGCAGGGCTTCGCGCCGCCCCCCGGAGCGACTCCGCCCCCGGCTCCGGCGCCGAATGTGCACGCCGCGCCCACCCTCATCGCGCCCATGGCCCCGCCCGGCGGCGCCCCGGTGCCGCCCCCGGGGCCGGTGCCCGCACCGTACGGCCAGCCGCCCCAGCAGCAGCCGTACGGCCAGCCCCCCGGTCAGACCGCCCCGCCGCCACCCGG
It encodes:
- a CDS encoding TerD family protein; the encoded protein is MAREFQRGHKARISDLTAGTDLYVGVQISGPGLTFDISCFGLDADERLSDDRYFVFFNQPKSPEESIQLLGAQAGDSESFRVTLDKIPAQIQKLSFTATLDGAGQMSQIAPGHIRIVAGGEEVARYSFNGSEFSTERAVMLGDFYLKDVWRFAAVGQGFDGGLDALLKNFGGEVLEEEAPAAPAPQQPQTGAAPSFAPPAFGAPAAPVPAPAPAPQGFAPPPGATPPPAPAPNVHAAPTLIAPMAPPGGAPVPPPGPVPAPYGQPPQQQPYGQPPGQTAPPPPGYGQPQAPHAPQAPTPPPGYGQPTPPPGYGQPTPPPGYGQQAPFGQAPGQQAYGVPQGAPQGGAGVAAALQQFKETPTGQRWTQQNKKLVRVDLGIGGHPVLARQGSMVLYQGKVDFSYKGAGFAGRIVGNATGQEMQLMRCSGQGQVFLAENSTHLHPVELQGDAICVSAENVLAFDESLQYEVRRIEGHGIPGGALFTMQFQGTGTIVVKTHGTPVVLPVTPTTFADCNAVVAWSAAAQVIVSSQVRMRRNAYPGDTGESVNLQFRAAPGNFVVVQPYEV